The proteins below come from a single Burkholderia sp. FERM BP-3421 genomic window:
- a CDS encoding UDP-glucose dehydrogenase family protein, with amino-acid sequence MKITIIGTGYVGLVTGACLAEIGHDVFCLDVDPRKIEILNTGGIPIHEPGLQEIIARTRAAGRITFSTDVEASVAHGEIQFIAVGTPPDEDGSADLQYVLEAARNIGRYMTGYKVIVDKSTVPVGTAQRVRGVVDEALDARGLAGSVAHRFSVVSNPEFLKEGAAVEDFMRPDRIIIGVDADESGTLAAEKMKKLYAPFNRNHERTIYMDVRSAEFAKYAANAMLATRISFMNEMSNLADRVGADIEAVRRGIGSDPRIGYHFLYAGVGYGGSCFPKDVQALIRTASENGHPLRILEAVEAVNHAQKHVLLDKIEAVHGADLSGRSFAVWGLAFKPNTDDMREAPSRRLIAALLERGATVRAYDPVALEEAQRVFALDFGADAEALARLQLVDSADDALVGADALVIVTEWKEFRSPDFAHLKSVLKTPVIFDGRNLYEPDAMAELGIDYHAIGRPHVEPQLVR; translated from the coding sequence ATGAAAATCACCATCATCGGCACCGGCTACGTCGGTCTCGTCACCGGCGCGTGCCTCGCGGAAATCGGGCACGACGTGTTTTGCCTCGACGTCGATCCCCGCAAGATCGAGATCCTGAACACCGGCGGGATTCCGATCCACGAGCCGGGCTTGCAGGAAATCATCGCGCGCACCCGCGCGGCCGGGCGCATCACGTTCTCCACCGACGTGGAGGCGAGCGTCGCGCACGGCGAGATCCAGTTCATCGCGGTCGGCACGCCGCCCGACGAGGACGGCTCGGCCGATCTGCAATACGTGCTCGAGGCGGCGCGCAACATCGGCCGCTACATGACCGGCTACAAGGTGATCGTCGACAAGTCGACGGTGCCGGTCGGCACCGCGCAGCGCGTGCGTGGCGTGGTCGACGAGGCGCTGGACGCGCGCGGCCTCGCGGGCAGCGTCGCGCATCGCTTCTCGGTCGTGTCGAATCCCGAGTTCCTCAAGGAAGGCGCGGCGGTCGAGGACTTCATGCGGCCGGATCGCATCATCATCGGCGTCGACGCCGACGAATCCGGCACGCTGGCCGCGGAGAAGATGAAGAAGCTGTACGCGCCGTTCAACCGCAACCACGAGCGCACCATCTACATGGACGTGCGCTCGGCGGAGTTTGCGAAATACGCGGCGAACGCGATGCTCGCGACCCGCATCTCGTTCATGAACGAGATGTCGAACCTCGCGGATCGCGTCGGCGCGGACATCGAGGCGGTGCGGCGCGGCATCGGTTCCGATCCGCGGATCGGCTATCACTTCCTGTACGCCGGGGTGGGCTACGGCGGCTCGTGCTTCCCGAAGGACGTGCAGGCGCTGATCCGCACCGCGAGCGAGAACGGCCATCCGCTGCGCATCCTGGAGGCGGTCGAGGCGGTCAACCACGCGCAGAAGCACGTGCTGCTCGACAAGATCGAAGCGGTCCACGGCGCCGACCTGAGCGGGCGCAGCTTCGCGGTCTGGGGGCTGGCGTTCAAGCCGAACACCGACGACATGCGCGAGGCGCCGAGCCGGCGCCTGATCGCCGCGCTGCTCGAACGCGGCGCGACGGTGCGCGCGTACGATCCGGTCGCGCTCGAGGAGGCGCAGCGCGTCTTCGCGCTCGATTTCGGCGCTGATGCCGAGGCGCTGGCCCGGCTGCAATTGGTCGATTCGGCCGACGATGCGCTGGTCGGCGCGGACGCGCTTGTGATCGTCACCGAATGGAAGGAGTTCCGCAGTCCCGATTTCGCGCATCTCAAGTCGGTGCTGAAGACGCCGGTGATCTTCGACGGCCGCAATCTCTACGAACCGGATGCGATGGCTGAACTCGGCATCGACTATCACGCGATCGGGCGCCCCCATGTCGAACCTCAACTCGTCCGCTGA
- a CDS encoding LapA family protein, producing the protein MKFIVWLIRVLVFVLLLVLALANTQTATLNFLAGYNWQAPLILIGLAFFGVGLLAGLLSAAPSVLRMRLENGRLKRDLRSARETPVAVDQPPMPPVI; encoded by the coding sequence ATGAAATTTATCGTCTGGTTGATCCGGGTGCTGGTGTTCGTGCTGTTGCTGGTGCTGGCACTCGCCAATACGCAAACCGCCACGCTGAATTTCCTCGCCGGCTACAACTGGCAAGCGCCGCTGATCCTGATCGGCCTCGCATTCTTCGGCGTCGGCCTGCTCGCCGGCCTGCTGTCCGCCGCGCCTTCGGTGTTGCGGATGCGCCTCGAGAACGGCCGCCTGAAGCGTGACCTGCGCAGCGCGCGGGAAACCCCGGTCGCCGTCGATCAGCCGCCGATGCCGCCCGTCATTTAA
- the aroA gene encoding 3-phosphoshikimate 1-carboxyvinyltransferase has protein sequence MDHLDLGPFSQASGTVRLPGSKSISNRVLLLAALAEGETTITNLLDSDDTRVMLDALGKLGVRLARDGDTCVVSGTRGAFTARTADLFLGNAGTAVRPLTAALAVNGGDYRVHGVPRMHERPIGDLVDGLRQIGAQIDYEENDGYPPLRIRPASISIDAPIRVRGDVSSQFLTALLMTLPLVKTKEGVTVVEVDGELISKPYIEITIKLMARFGVTVERDGWARFTVPAGVRYRSPGRIMVEGDASSASYFLAAGALGGGPLRVEGVGRASIQGDVGFANALMRMGANVSMGDDWIEVRGIGHDHGKLAPIDMDFNLIPDAAMTIAVAALFAGGASTLRNIASWRVKETDRIAAMATELRKVGATVEEGEDYLIVKPPAALTPNAAIDTYDDHRMAMCFSLVSLGGVPVRINDPKCVGKTFPDYFERFLALAKA, from the coding sequence ATGGATCATCTCGATCTCGGCCCATTCTCCCAGGCGTCCGGCACGGTGCGGCTACCCGGCTCGAAGAGCATTTCCAATCGCGTGCTGTTGCTGGCGGCGCTGGCGGAAGGCGAGACCACCATCACGAACCTGCTCGATTCCGACGACACGCGGGTGATGCTCGATGCGCTCGGCAAGCTCGGCGTGCGGCTTGCGCGCGACGGCGACACCTGTGTGGTGTCCGGCACGCGCGGCGCGTTCACCGCGCGCACGGCAGATCTGTTCCTCGGCAACGCGGGCACCGCGGTGCGGCCGCTGACGGCCGCGCTCGCGGTCAATGGCGGCGACTATCGCGTGCACGGGGTGCCGCGCATGCACGAGCGGCCGATCGGCGACCTCGTCGACGGCTTGCGCCAGATCGGCGCGCAGATCGACTACGAGGAGAACGATGGTTATCCGCCGCTGCGGATCCGGCCGGCGTCGATCTCGATCGATGCGCCGATCCGCGTGCGCGGCGACGTGTCGAGCCAGTTCCTGACCGCGCTGCTGATGACGCTGCCGCTCGTCAAGACGAAGGAGGGCGTGACGGTCGTCGAGGTCGACGGCGAATTGATCTCGAAGCCGTACATCGAGATCACGATCAAGCTGATGGCGCGCTTCGGCGTGACCGTCGAGCGCGACGGCTGGGCGCGCTTCACGGTGCCGGCCGGCGTGCGCTACCGCTCGCCCGGCCGGATCATGGTGGAAGGCGACGCGTCGTCGGCGTCCTATTTTCTCGCGGCCGGCGCGCTCGGCGGCGGTCCGCTGCGGGTCGAGGGCGTCGGCCGCGCGAGCATCCAGGGCGATGTCGGTTTCGCGAACGCGCTGATGCGGATGGGCGCGAACGTGTCGATGGGCGACGATTGGATCGAGGTGCGCGGGATCGGCCATGATCACGGCAAGCTCGCGCCGATCGACATGGATTTCAACCTGATCCCCGACGCCGCGATGACGATCGCCGTCGCGGCGCTGTTCGCGGGCGGCGCGAGCACGTTGCGCAACATCGCGAGCTGGCGCGTCAAGGAAACCGACCGCATCGCCGCGATGGCGACCGAGCTGCGCAAGGTCGGCGCGACCGTGGAGGAGGGCGAGGACTATCTGATCGTCAAGCCGCCTGCCGCGCTGACGCCGAACGCGGCGATCGACACCTACGACGATCACCGCATGGCGATGTGCTTCTCGCTCGTCAGCCTCGGCGGCGTGCCGGTGCGCATCAACGATCCGAAATGCGTCGGCAAGACGTTCCCCGATTATTTCGAGCGCTTCCTGGCGCTCGCCAAGGCTTGA
- a CDS encoding integration host factor subunit beta, with protein MTKSELVAQLATRFPQLVLKDADFAVKTMLDAMSDALSKGHRIEIRGFGSFGLNRRPARVGRNPKSGEKVQVPEKHVPHFKPGKELRERVDGRVGEPLKQDEDTDDDL; from the coding sequence ATGACCAAATCCGAGTTGGTCGCCCAGCTGGCAACGCGATTTCCGCAACTTGTCCTCAAGGATGCGGATTTCGCGGTGAAAACGATGCTCGATGCGATGTCCGATGCTCTATCGAAAGGGCATCGCATCGAAATTCGCGGCTTCGGCAGCTTCGGCTTGAATCGCCGCCCGGCCCGCGTGGGTCGCAACCCGAAGTCGGGTGAGAAGGTGCAGGTGCCCGAAAAGCACGTGCCGCACTTCAAGCCCGGCAAGGAATTGCGTGAGCGCGTCGATGGCCGCGTCGGCGAGCCGTTGAAGCAAGACGAAGACACCGACGACGATCTGTAA
- a CDS encoding DUF2059 domain-containing protein → MQKQFKQLALLAALVPTFAMAQSLSNQAPAAAPAAAAPIDADKKAAIKDLLDAIDAPKLVSAIANSAEMQSKQLVPAILSDALSENKTLNDKQKQAAVPTLQKNTVPKLVDNAGKVFETSQFSGDAMQAQYDAYAKYYSTSEIKDLTTFYKSPTGRKFIQVQDQVGRDVVNGLMQKYMPQAIKATRDQADKEVAAVKPGK, encoded by the coding sequence ATGCAAAAACAATTCAAGCAACTGGCCCTGCTGGCAGCTCTGGTGCCGACTTTCGCAATGGCGCAGTCGCTGTCGAACCAGGCGCCGGCTGCGGCTCCGGCTGCTGCTGCTCCGATCGACGCCGACAAGAAGGCGGCGATCAAGGACCTGCTCGACGCGATCGACGCGCCGAAGCTCGTGTCGGCTATCGCCAACAGCGCTGAAATGCAGTCGAAGCAACTCGTGCCGGCGATCCTCTCGGACGCGCTGTCGGAGAACAAGACGCTGAACGACAAGCAGAAGCAGGCTGCCGTGCCGACGCTGCAGAAGAACACCGTGCCGAAGCTGGTCGACAACGCAGGCAAGGTGTTTGAAACCTCGCAGTTCTCGGGCGATGCGATGCAGGCTCAGTACGACGCGTACGCGAAGTACTACAGCACCTCGGAAATCAAGGACCTGACGACGTTCTACAAGAGCCCGACGGGCCGTAAGTTCATCCAGGTGCAGGATCAGGTCGGCCGCGACGTCGTGAACGGCCTGATGCAGAAGTACATGCCGCAAGCGATCAAGGCGACGCGCGACCAGGCCGACAAGGAAGTCGCAGCCGTCAAGCCGGGCAAGTAA
- the lapB gene encoding lipopolysaccharide assembly protein LapB, translating into MDLDFWWLLAIPVAFALGWAASRYDLNKLLSEGTNLPRSYFRGLNFLLNEQPDKAIDAFIEVARLDPETVELHFALGNLFRRRGETDRAIRVHQNLLSRNDLPANERDHALFELGQDFLKAGLLDRAEETLHMLADGNYALDAQRALLAIYQIEKEWNKSIETARRIEAMSDTLLGVEIAHFHCELAQDALQRKEAGAAEEQLRLALVANPQNVRATILSGDAAAASGDARAAIAHWRRVEAQNAAYLPLVAEKLMKAYDGLGEGAQGAELLKDYAERYPSNDLLDVAYQYILQLSGTEAAHALARTQMEKSPNLSGMLHLLDAQIASADEARRSELEMMRALIKQRTKNLPRYTCQNCGFRARLFYWQCPGCSGWETYAPRRVEPAVPN; encoded by the coding sequence ATGGATCTCGATTTCTGGTGGCTGCTGGCCATCCCCGTTGCCTTCGCGCTGGGCTGGGCCGCCTCGCGCTACGACCTCAACAAGCTGCTCTCCGAAGGCACGAACCTGCCGCGTTCGTATTTCCGTGGCCTGAATTTCCTGCTGAACGAGCAGCCGGACAAGGCGATCGACGCGTTCATCGAAGTGGCGCGGCTCGATCCGGAAACGGTCGAGCTGCACTTCGCGCTCGGCAATCTGTTCCGCCGCCGCGGCGAGACCGACCGGGCGATCCGCGTGCACCAGAACCTGCTGAGCCGCAACGATCTGCCGGCCAACGAGCGCGACCACGCGCTGTTCGAGCTGGGCCAGGATTTCCTGAAGGCCGGCCTGCTCGATCGCGCGGAGGAAACCTTGCACATGCTCGCGGACGGCAATTACGCGTTGGACGCGCAGCGCGCGCTGCTGGCCATCTATCAGATCGAGAAGGAGTGGAACAAGTCGATCGAGACCGCGCGGCGGATCGAGGCGATGAGCGACACGCTGCTCGGCGTCGAGATCGCGCATTTCCATTGCGAACTCGCGCAGGACGCGTTGCAGCGCAAGGAGGCCGGTGCGGCTGAAGAGCAGCTGCGTCTCGCGCTCGTCGCGAATCCGCAGAACGTGCGTGCGACGATCCTGTCCGGCGACGCGGCCGCCGCGTCGGGCGATGCGCGCGCGGCGATCGCGCACTGGCGTCGCGTCGAGGCGCAGAATGCGGCTTACCTGCCGCTCGTCGCGGAGAAGCTGATGAAGGCCTACGACGGGCTCGGCGAAGGCGCGCAGGGCGCCGAACTGCTCAAGGACTACGCGGAGCGCTATCCGTCGAACGACCTGCTCGACGTCGCGTACCAGTACATCCTGCAGCTGAGCGGCACCGAAGCGGCGCATGCGCTCGCGCGCACGCAGATGGAGAAGTCGCCGAACTTGTCGGGCATGCTGCACCTGCTCGACGCGCAGATCGCGAGCGCCGACGAGGCGCGGCGCAGCGAACTGGAAATGATGCGCGCGCTGATCAAGCAGCGCACCAAGAATTTGCCACGTTATACATGTCAGAATTGCGGTTTCCGGGCGCGCCTCTTCTACTGGCAATGCCCGGGATGCAGTGGTTGGGAAACCTACGCGCCGCGGCGCGTCGAGCCTGCTGTCCCCAATTGA
- the serC gene encoding 3-phosphoserine/phosphohydroxythreonine transaminase, which yields MRVYNFSAGPAALPEAVLRQAADEMLDWNGSGMSVMEMSHRGREFMSIHEAALADLRELLAVPEHYRILFLQGGGLAENAIVPMNLLGARRTADFVITGSWSRKSLKEAEKYCTAHVAASGETEAGFTRAPAFSTWRLSDDPAYVHLCTNETIDGVETFEVPDLGDVPLVADVSSHILSRPLDVTRYGALFGGAQKNIGMAGVTLVIVREDLLDRALPICPSAFEWKTVAENNSLYNTPPTYAIYIAGLVFKWLKAQGGLPAIEARNLEKSKLLYDTIDASSFYLNKVEPTSRSRMNVPFFLADESRNEDFLAGAKARGLQQLKGHKSVGGMRASIYNAVPFEGVQALVEYMKEFEARHA from the coding sequence ATGCGCGTCTATAACTTCTCCGCCGGCCCCGCGGCGTTGCCCGAAGCGGTGCTGCGTCAGGCCGCCGACGAAATGCTCGACTGGAACGGCAGCGGCATGAGCGTGATGGAAATGAGCCATCGCGGCCGCGAGTTCATGTCGATCCACGAGGCGGCGCTCGCGGACCTGCGCGAGCTGCTCGCGGTGCCCGAGCACTACCGGATCCTGTTCCTGCAGGGCGGCGGGCTCGCCGAGAACGCGATCGTGCCGATGAACCTGCTCGGCGCGCGGCGCACGGCCGATTTCGTGATCACCGGTTCGTGGTCGCGCAAGTCGCTCAAGGAAGCGGAGAAATATTGCACGGCGCACGTCGCCGCGAGCGGCGAGACCGAGGCGGGCTTCACGCGCGCGCCGGCGTTCTCGACCTGGCGCCTGTCCGACGATCCCGCCTACGTGCACCTGTGCACGAACGAGACCATCGACGGCGTCGAGACCTTCGAGGTGCCCGATCTCGGCGACGTGCCGCTCGTCGCGGACGTGTCGTCGCACATTCTGTCGCGGCCGCTCGACGTCACGCGTTACGGCGCGTTGTTCGGTGGCGCGCAGAAGAACATCGGCATGGCCGGCGTGACGCTCGTGATCGTGCGCGAGGACCTGCTCGACCGCGCGTTGCCGATCTGCCCGTCGGCGTTCGAATGGAAGACGGTCGCCGAGAACAACTCGCTCTACAACACGCCGCCCACCTATGCGATCTACATCGCGGGCCTCGTGTTCAAGTGGCTGAAGGCGCAGGGCGGCCTGCCGGCCATCGAGGCGCGCAATCTCGAGAAATCGAAGCTGCTGTACGACACGATCGACGCGAGCAGCTTCTATCTGAACAAGGTCGAGCCGACGTCGCGTTCGCGCATGAACGTGCCGTTCTTCCTCGCCGATGAATCCCGCAACGAAGACTTCCTTGCCGGCGCGAAGGCGCGCGGGCTGCAGCAGCTGAAGGGCCACAAGTCCGTCGGCGGCATGCGGGCGTCGATCTACAACGCGGTGCCGTTCGAGGGCGTGCAGGCGCTCGTCGAATATATGAAGGAATTCGAAGCGCGCCACGCCTGA
- the rpsA gene encoding 30S ribosomal protein S1 encodes MHIPIFMSDLQTSTPNTESFAALFEESLTRQDMRAGEVISAEVVRVDHNFVVVNAGLKSEAYIPIEEFLNDQGEVEVQAGDFVSVAIDALENGYGDTILSRDKAKRLASWLSLEKALDNNELVTGTITGKVKGGMTVMVNGIRAFLPGSLVDTRPVKDTTPYEGKTLEFRVIKLDRKRNNVVLSRRAVIEATQGEERAKLLETLKEGAIVNGVVKNITDYGAFVDLGGIDGLLHITDIAWRRVRHPSEVLSVGQEVTAKILKFDQEKNRVSLGIKQLGDDPWEGISRRYPSGTRLFGKVTNITDYGAFVEVESGIEGLVHVSEMDWTNKNVAPSKVVQLGDEVEVMVLEIDEDRRRISLGMKQCKPNPWDDFSRNFKKGDKLTGAIKSITDFGVFIGLPGGIDGLVHLSDLSWSEAGEEAVRKYKKGDEVEAIVLGIDVEKERISLGIKQLEGDPFSNYVAMNDKGSIVDGVVKSVDAKGAVVTLSGEVEGYLRASEIAQDRVEDARNVLKEGDKVNAMVINIDRKSRGINLSIKAKDSAEQQEAIRGLQSDSSAAATGTTNLGALLKAKLDGQNQ; translated from the coding sequence ATGCACATTCCGATTTTTATGTCCGACCTGCAAACCTCCACCCCGAATACCGAATCTTTCGCGGCTCTGTTCGAAGAGTCGCTGACCCGCCAAGACATGCGCGCCGGCGAAGTGATTTCCGCCGAAGTCGTGCGCGTCGACCACAACTTCGTGGTCGTGAACGCAGGCCTCAAGTCCGAGGCATACATTCCGATCGAGGAATTCCTGAACGATCAGGGCGAGGTTGAGGTTCAGGCGGGCGATTTCGTTTCCGTCGCGATCGACGCGCTGGAAAACGGCTACGGCGACACGATCCTGTCGCGCGACAAGGCGAAGCGTCTCGCTTCGTGGCTGTCGCTCGAGAAGGCGCTCGACAACAACGAACTGGTCACCGGCACCATCACCGGCAAGGTGAAGGGCGGCATGACCGTGATGGTCAACGGCATCCGCGCGTTCCTGCCGGGCTCGCTCGTCGACACGCGTCCCGTCAAGGACACGACGCCGTACGAAGGCAAGACCCTCGAATTCCGCGTGATCAAGCTCGACCGCAAGCGCAACAACGTCGTGCTGTCGCGTCGCGCAGTGATCGAAGCGACCCAAGGCGAAGAGCGCGCGAAGCTGCTCGAGACGCTGAAGGAAGGCGCGATCGTCAACGGCGTGGTCAAGAACATCACCGACTACGGCGCGTTCGTCGACCTCGGCGGCATCGACGGCCTGCTGCACATCACCGACATCGCATGGCGTCGTGTGCGCCACCCGAGCGAAGTTCTGTCGGTTGGCCAGGAAGTCACCGCGAAGATCCTCAAGTTCGACCAAGAGAAGAATCGCGTCTCGCTCGGCATCAAGCAACTGGGCGACGATCCGTGGGAAGGCATCTCGCGTCGTTACCCGTCGGGCACGCGCCTGTTCGGCAAGGTCACCAACATCACCGACTACGGCGCATTCGTCGAAGTGGAGTCGGGCATCGAAGGCCTGGTCCACGTGTCGGAAATGGACTGGACGAACAAGAACGTCGCCCCGTCGAAGGTTGTTCAGCTGGGCGACGAAGTCGAAGTCATGGTCCTCGAGATCGACGAAGACCGTCGTCGTATCAGCCTCGGCATGAAGCAATGCAAGCCGAATCCGTGGGATGACTTCAGCCGCAACTTCAAGAAGGGCGACAAGCTGACGGGCGCGATCAAGTCGATCACCGACTTCGGCGTGTTCATCGGCCTGCCGGGCGGCATCGACGGCCTGGTCCACCTGTCGGACCTGTCGTGGAGCGAAGCCGGCGAAGAAGCCGTCCGCAAGTACAAGAAGGGCGACGAAGTGGAAGCGATCGTGCTCGGCATCGACGTCGAGAAGGAACGCATTTCGCTGGGCATCAAGCAGCTCGAAGGCGACCCGTTCAGCAACTACGTTGCCATGAACGACAAGGGTTCGATCGTTGACGGCGTGGTGAAGTCGGTCGATGCGAAGGGCGCCGTGGTGACGCTGTCGGGTGAAGTCGAAGGCTATCTGCGCGCATCGGAAATCGCGCAAGATCGCGTTGAAGACGCTCGCAACGTGCTGAAGGAAGGCGACAAGGTCAACGCGATGGTGATCAACATCGATCGCAAGTCGCGCGGCATCAACCTGTCGATCAAGGCGAAGGATTCGGCCGAGCAGCAAGAAGCGATTCGCGGCCTGCAGTCCGACTCCAGCGCAGCGGCAACCGGCACGACGAACCTCGGCGCGCTGCTGAAGGCCAAGCTCGACGGCCAGAACCAGTAA
- a CDS encoding prephenate dehydrogenase → MSGFSFNKLVIFGVGLIGGSLARALRERAGAAGEVVGVGRSPASIARACELGVIDRGAALDDDAQLRDALRGADLVLLAAPVAQTGPILARIAPFLEPSTLVTDAGSTKSDVEAVARTALGARIGQFVPGHPIAGRESSGVEAALPDLYVGRNVVLCALPENPPAARERIAAMWQAAGAEVRTMDAAQHDRVFAAVSHLPHVLSFALVEQILGESDAELKFSYAAGGFRDFTRIAASSPEMWRDVCVANRVALLDELDAYARVLARLRAAIDAGDGAALEAVFARSRDARTAWQERGGQAAPGSVQS, encoded by the coding sequence GTGTCTGGTTTCTCTTTCAATAAGCTGGTGATTTTCGGCGTCGGCCTGATCGGCGGCTCGCTCGCGCGCGCGCTGCGCGAACGCGCGGGCGCGGCGGGCGAGGTGGTGGGCGTCGGCCGTTCGCCCGCGTCGATCGCGCGCGCCTGTGAACTGGGCGTGATCGACCGCGGCGCGGCGCTGGACGACGACGCGCAGTTGCGCGACGCGTTGCGCGGCGCGGACCTGGTGCTGCTCGCGGCGCCGGTCGCGCAGACCGGGCCGATTCTCGCGCGCATCGCGCCGTTCCTCGAGCCGTCGACCCTCGTCACCGACGCGGGCAGCACGAAGTCGGACGTCGAGGCCGTGGCTCGCACGGCGCTCGGCGCGCGCATCGGCCAGTTCGTGCCGGGCCATCCGATCGCCGGGCGCGAATCGAGCGGCGTCGAGGCGGCCTTGCCTGATCTCTACGTCGGGCGCAACGTCGTGCTGTGCGCGTTGCCCGAGAATCCGCCCGCCGCGCGCGAGCGGATCGCCGCGATGTGGCAGGCCGCGGGCGCCGAGGTGCGGACGATGGACGCCGCGCAGCACGATCGCGTGTTCGCGGCGGTGAGCCATCTGCCGCACGTGCTGTCGTTCGCGCTGGTCGAGCAGATTCTCGGCGAGTCCGACGCCGAACTGAAGTTTTCATATGCCGCGGGCGGTTTCCGCGATTTCACGCGGATCGCGGCGTCGAGCCCCGAGATGTGGCGCGACGTGTGCGTCGCGAACCGCGTCGCGCTGCTTGACGAGCTCGACGCCTACGCGCGCGTGCTGGCGCGCCTGCGCGCGGCGATCGACGCCGGCGACGGCGCGGCGCTCGAGGCGGTGTTCGCGCGCTCGCGCGACGCCCGCACCGCATGGCAGGAGCGCGGCGGCCAAGCCGCGCCCGGTTCCGTTCAGTCTTAA
- the cmk gene encoding (d)CMP kinase codes for MKPNRPFHPTPVITIDGPTASGKGTVAALVAAHLGFHLLDSGALYRLAALASLRYAIEPDQPDALAKLVDDLHITFREGCAQLDGVDVSDEIRAEAIGNRASAIAVHAPVRAALVARQRAFRKLPGLVADGRDMGTVIFPDAGLKVFLTASVEARAARRHKQLMQKGFSANIDDLLRDLRERDARDSNRAAAPLKPAADAKPLDTSGLTIEQSVEQVLAWHRALGQSA; via the coding sequence ATGAAACCGAACCGTCCTTTTCACCCGACCCCAGTTATCACGATCGATGGCCCGACCGCGTCCGGCAAGGGCACGGTCGCCGCGCTCGTCGCCGCGCACTTGGGCTTCCACCTGCTCGACAGCGGCGCGCTGTACCGGCTGGCGGCCCTTGCGAGCCTGCGCTACGCGATCGAGCCGGATCAGCCGGACGCGCTCGCGAAGCTCGTCGACGACCTGCACATCACGTTCCGCGAGGGCTGCGCGCAGCTCGACGGTGTCGACGTGTCGGACGAGATCCGCGCGGAGGCGATCGGCAACCGGGCCTCGGCGATCGCCGTGCATGCGCCGGTGCGCGCCGCGCTGGTGGCGCGCCAGCGGGCGTTCCGCAAGCTGCCGGGGCTGGTCGCGGACGGCCGCGACATGGGCACGGTGATCTTCCCGGACGCCGGGCTCAAGGTGTTCCTGACCGCGAGCGTCGAGGCGCGCGCTGCCAGACGGCATAAGCAATTGATGCAAAAAGGTTTTTCTGCTAATATAGATGACTTGCTCCGGGATTTGCGTGAGCGCGACGCACGCGACAGCAATCGCGCCGCCGCGCCGCTCAAGCCCGCCGCAGACGCCAAGCCCCTCGACACCTCGGGCCTGACGATCGAGCAATCGGTCGAACAGGTCCTGGCGTGGCACCGGGCGCTGGGCCAGTCCGCCTGA
- the pheA gene encoding prephenate dehydratase, whose protein sequence is MDDDLNSRLKPLRERIDEIDAQLIALLNQRAAVALEVGEVKKHFNAPVFRPEREHQVITRLQDMSAGPLASDHISAIWREIMAASRDLEQTIHVAFLGPVGTYSEQAMLEYFGQSIEGLPCPSIDEVFRSVEAGGASFGVAPVENSAEGAVSRTLDLLLHTQLLIGGELSLPIHHNLLTQTGSLDGVRRVCAHAQALAQCQQWLSANAPHLERQAVASNAEAARIAADDPSVAAIAGDRAAIHYRLQIVYALIQDDPHNRTRFVVLGREPTGPSGHDQTSLIVSVKNEPGAVFKLLEPLARHGVSMTRFESRPARVGTWEYYFYIDIEGHRDDASVTAALTELGRKAAFLKVLGSYPRAR, encoded by the coding sequence ATGGACGACGATCTCAATTCCCGCTTGAAACCCTTGCGCGAGCGCATCGACGAGATCGATGCGCAGCTCATCGCGCTGCTGAACCAGCGCGCCGCGGTCGCGCTCGAAGTCGGCGAGGTGAAGAAGCATTTCAACGCGCCCGTGTTCCGGCCCGAGCGCGAGCACCAGGTGATCACGCGCCTGCAGGACATGAGCGCGGGGCCGCTCGCGAGCGACCACATCAGCGCGATCTGGCGCGAGATCATGGCCGCGAGCCGCGATCTCGAACAGACGATCCACGTGGCCTTCCTCGGGCCGGTCGGCACGTACAGCGAGCAGGCGATGCTCGAATACTTCGGCCAGTCGATCGAAGGCTTGCCGTGTCCGTCGATCGACGAAGTGTTCCGGTCGGTCGAGGCGGGCGGCGCGTCGTTCGGCGTCGCGCCCGTGGAGAACTCGGCCGAGGGCGCGGTGTCGCGCACGCTCGACCTGCTGCTGCACACGCAATTGCTGATCGGGGGCGAGCTGTCGCTGCCGATCCACCACAACCTGTTGACGCAAACGGGCAGCCTCGACGGCGTGCGGCGCGTGTGCGCGCATGCGCAGGCGCTCGCGCAGTGCCAGCAATGGCTGTCGGCGAATGCGCCGCATCTGGAGCGGCAGGCGGTGGCGAGCAACGCCGAGGCGGCGCGCATCGCGGCCGACGATCCGAGCGTCGCGGCGATCGCCGGCGATCGCGCGGCCATTCATTACCGGCTGCAGATCGTCTACGCGCTGATCCAGGACGATCCGCACAACCGCACGCGCTTCGTCGTGCTCGGCCGCGAGCCGACCGGGCCGAGCGGCCATGACCAGACCTCGCTGATCGTCTCGGTGAAGAACGAGCCGGGCGCCGTGTTCAAGCTGCTCGAACCGCTCGCGCGGCACGGCGTGTCGATGACGCGCTTCGAGTCGCGGCCGGCGCGCGTCGGCACGTGGGAGTATTACTTCTACATCGATATAGAAGGGCATCGCGATGACGCGTCGGTCACGGCGGCGCTCACGGAGCTCGGCCGGAAAGCCGCGTTCCTGAAAGTCCTCGGCTCGTATCCGCGTGCCCGTTGA